Proteins from a genomic interval of Nitrosomonas sp.:
- a CDS encoding aminotransferase class I/II-fold pyridoxal phosphate-dependent enzyme, with amino-acid sequence MNLLEKLDTAAALRKAQLPEGLGAFGIPIEEILSATEARIGGRVILMLGTNNYLGLSFAEECRQAAHQAIDQEGTGTTGSRMANGNYLGHRALESEFAAFYNCRSCIVFTTGFQANLGTISGLVGQGDVVLIDGDAHASIYDGCVLSGADIIRFRHNDAADLEKRLRRLGDRCQNTLIIVEGIYSMLGDQAPLADIVQLKNTYGATLLIDEAHSLGVLGETGQGLVEMTGLLKEVDFITGTFSKSLCGIGGYCVSNHAQLEQLRYVSHSYIFTASPSPATIASTRAALSLLKNGYLLRKRLWQNAHQIYSMLKKNGYKLGPQPGPIVAVILNSPQQALMLWNALLDQGIYVNLVLPPAAPAGSSLIRCSISAAHTPEQIDRICNVFADLYPLTLQ; translated from the coding sequence ATGAACCTGCTGGAGAAACTGGATACGGCTGCTGCCTTGAGAAAGGCCCAATTACCAGAAGGGTTGGGTGCCTTTGGTATCCCAATCGAGGAAATTTTATCGGCAACCGAGGCCAGAATTGGCGGGCGTGTTATTTTGATGCTCGGAACCAATAATTACCTGGGTTTGAGTTTTGCTGAAGAATGCAGGCAAGCCGCTCATCAGGCGATTGATCAGGAAGGGACGGGAACAACGGGTTCACGTATGGCAAATGGCAACTACTTGGGTCACCGTGCCTTGGAAAGTGAATTTGCGGCATTTTATAATTGTCGCTCCTGCATTGTATTTACAACCGGATTCCAGGCAAATCTGGGCACAATCTCGGGATTGGTCGGCCAGGGTGACGTGGTGCTTATCGATGGGGATGCACATGCCAGTATTTATGATGGTTGTGTATTGAGTGGTGCGGATATCATCCGTTTTCGCCATAACGACGCAGCTGATCTGGAGAAACGATTGCGCCGTCTTGGGGATCGCTGTCAGAACACATTGATCATTGTGGAAGGTATTTATAGCATGTTGGGTGATCAGGCACCATTGGCTGACATTGTGCAATTGAAAAATACTTATGGCGCAACTTTATTGATTGATGAAGCCCATTCCCTGGGTGTGCTGGGTGAGACGGGCCAGGGCCTGGTGGAAATGACAGGGCTACTCAAGGAAGTTGATTTTATTACTGGTACGTTTAGTAAAAGCCTGTGTGGCATTGGCGGCTACTGTGTCAGTAATCATGCTCAGCTTGAGCAGCTACGCTATGTTAGTCATTCTTATATTTTCACTGCATCCCCTTCACCAGCGACCATTGCGTCGACGCGAGCCGCATTGAGCTTGTTGAAGAATGGGTATCTTCTGCGAAAACGGCTTTGGCAGAATGCGCATCAAATTTACTCGATGCTGAAAAAGAATGGTTATAAACTGGGTCCGCAACCAGGACCTATAGTTGCAGTTATTTTAAACAGTCCACAGCAGGCATTAATGCTATGGAATGCTTTGCTGGATCAGGGGATATATGTAAATCTGGTTCTTCCACCTGCGGCTCCAGCGGGCAGTTCGCTGATTCGCTGCAGTATCAGCGCCGCGCATACGCCAGAACAAATAGATCGTATATGTAATGTGTTCGCGGATCTTTATCCGTTGACATTGCAGTAG
- the pgeF gene encoding peptidoglycan editing factor PgeF produces the protein MMDWIVPEWPAPHNIKALFTTRKRESDHNPRSNYSGFNLGDHVGDNPDVVQRNRAQLCQYLPQEPCWLAQVHKNRPIWVDTVSNIKSEGDAAISRCSGVVCAILVADCLPVFLCDEAGSVVAIAHAGWRGLASGIIENTIREMRQYSTSKQIIAWLGPAIGPQYFEVGEEVRSTFIQSDSQSVNAFTETDKRGKYYADIFQLARQRLAKTGVDKVFGGELCTFSDADRFYSYRRDGQTGRMAALLWMTSDSSNG, from the coding sequence ATGATGGATTGGATTGTCCCGGAATGGCCTGCGCCGCATAATATCAAGGCACTATTTACTACTCGTAAGAGAGAATCTGACCATAATCCGCGTAGCAACTATTCTGGATTCAACCTGGGTGATCATGTTGGCGATAATCCGGATGTGGTTCAGAGAAATCGTGCGCAGTTATGCCAATACTTGCCTCAAGAACCTTGCTGGTTGGCTCAGGTGCATAAAAATAGACCGATATGGGTGGATACTGTAAGCAATATCAAATCTGAAGGGGATGCGGCTATCAGTAGATGCAGTGGAGTTGTCTGTGCCATTCTGGTGGCAGATTGTTTGCCAGTTTTTTTATGTGATGAGGCTGGAAGTGTCGTTGCCATTGCCCATGCGGGGTGGCGGGGACTGGCAAGCGGTATTATTGAAAATACGATTCGAGAAATGCGACAGTATTCAACAAGTAAACAAATCATTGCCTGGCTTGGGCCGGCAATCGGACCCCAATATTTTGAAGTTGGTGAAGAGGTCAGATCGACTTTTATCCAATCCGATAGTCAGTCAGTAAATGCGTTTACAGAGACTGATAAACGGGGAAAGTATTATGCGGATATTTTCCAGCTGGCGCGTCAGCGTCTCGCGAAAACAGGTGTTGATAAGGTGTTTGGTGGCGAATTATGCACCTTCAGTGACGCTGACCGATTCTATTCCTACCGCCGCGATGGACAAACCGGGAGAATGGCTGCCCTGCTGTGGATGACGTCAGATTCATCGAATGGATAA
- a CDS encoding ZIP family metal transporter, with product MSVLTWIILASVLGALLSIGLAALLTLNARSSTWISILVSYAIGALLGAAFLNALPEALELSSEPRQLTLMMLCGILVFFILEKLLIWRHCHLGECEVHEAAAEIAPIPVNHDYGRSGMMIVLGDTFHNFVDGILIAAAFMADIQLGIVTAIAITAHEIPQETGDFIILLNSGFSRARALWFNLLSGVATVLGGVLAYFMLNQLDHLIAPILALAAASMTYVAMADLIPSLHKRPEIGATIQQVILIVLGIGTVWLVGAYFGHDH from the coding sequence ATGTCGGTATTGACCTGGATCATATTGGCCAGCGTGCTGGGGGCGCTGCTGAGCATCGGACTTGCCGCATTGCTGACACTGAATGCACGGAGTAGTACCTGGATATCGATATTGGTTTCCTATGCAATTGGTGCACTTTTGGGTGCTGCCTTTCTCAATGCGCTGCCCGAAGCGCTGGAGCTTTCATCTGAGCCCAGACAGTTAACCCTAATGATGCTGTGCGGTATTCTTGTTTTTTTTATCCTGGAGAAATTGCTGATTTGGCGTCATTGCCACTTGGGTGAGTGCGAGGTGCATGAAGCGGCAGCTGAGATAGCGCCAATCCCTGTTAATCATGATTATGGCCGTAGTGGCATGATGATTGTACTGGGTGATACGTTTCATAACTTTGTAGACGGTATACTAATCGCAGCAGCTTTTATGGCGGATATCCAGTTGGGGATTGTTACGGCAATCGCAATTACTGCACACGAGATTCCTCAAGAAACAGGGGATTTCATTATATTACTCAATTCAGGCTTCTCACGTGCGCGCGCACTATGGTTCAACCTTCTATCCGGTGTGGCCACGGTATTGGGAGGAGTGTTGGCCTATTTCATGCTTAATCAACTCGATCATCTGATCGCACCCATACTCGCACTTGCTGCGGCCAGTATGACCTATGTCGCGATGGCTGACCTCATTCCCAGTCTGCATAAACGTCCGGAGATTGGTGCGACCATTCAGCAGGTAATACTTATCGTATTAGGTATTGGTACAGTGTGGCTGGTTGGTGCTTATTTTGGGCATGATCACTGA
- a CDS encoding type II toxin-antitoxin system RelE/ParE family toxin: MRLYVTPTFERAVKKLHPQQKPDLDEAVRAIASNPECGEAKVGDLLGIRVYKFRLSNQLCMLAYRILDKDSLKLLVFGPHENFYRDLKRHEK, encoded by the coding sequence ATGCGGTTATATGTCACGCCCACATTTGAGCGCGCTGTAAAGAAACTGCACCCACAGCAAAAACCTGATCTTGATGAAGCAGTGCGTGCCATTGCATCAAATCCTGAATGCGGTGAAGCAAAAGTAGGCGACCTGCTTGGCATCCGGGTCTATAAATTCCGTTTATCAAACCAATTGTGCATGCTGGCATATCGTATTCTCGATAAGGATAGCTTGAAACTACTGGTCTTCGGGCCCCACGAGAATTTTTATCGCGATCTCAAGCGGCATGAGAAGTGA
- a CDS encoding glycosyltransferase family 39 protein, whose protein sequence is MQFSLIIPTLNEAANIDLLLTRLFSLDLAGTDFEVIVVDDGSTDHTQEKVAQWVTTHNVKLIKRNSSPDLTASILEGAHAASHEVIAVMDADLSHPPERLIDLVRPVMNGSHDIVIGSRYVTGGSTENWPFYRRWLSRAGGWLARVICDVNDATSGFFAFRKELVQNIPEKAQGYKILLELLMSGQGKFRVKEIPICFRDRTRGSSKLSFGHNLIYLQRLITLAGGTASLHTASRFAFVGFLGVFVDVLIFQILTSQGIGLALAHMSSFVAAATFNYILNSKWSFRLHHSGQLRWKTFLRFLTIGLFALLLRGGVLAWLIYTWEIPGGWAIFPAIFVAALVNYLGSAFYVFPRTDPPAPPDIRWRTAAVGIIGFVILLRFVYLGVAQLIPDEAYYWQYAQHMDLSFYDHPPMVAWLIWLGTALFGQNEFGVRIGAFICGLIAIAYLYGFARNLYDKPTAMSATMLFVIVPFGFASGLAMLPDAPLIAAWIATLYYLERALLANKNLAWVGAGIAFGLGILSKYTLGLLGFAALAFILLDPTARRWLGRPHPYIATAIALLMFSPVIIWNMEHEWVSFLFQTGRIGGEQVDFATHKLIAYIAIVLTPVGLLAAMLALYTVLSKSVKQVELPRKNLFIGIFTGIPLLIFLVLSTYDTPRFHWNSPLWLALLPTMAWMMGQRDVFQKTSNRLRAAWQPTIVISLMAYAFVLHYATLGIPGIPYQFLTEHYFWKETTAEVEKIAEEVKQQMGEAPVIIGLSKWSIASALTFYSHHPLADIRSRNVFGEPAVMYDYWQASGEPIHQPILLVGMRKRAFDAFSEQDNNPEASLVTPSEINSRIVYRHDGVPLRKVYYRIAQGYLGHSTAK, encoded by the coding sequence ATGCAATTTTCTCTGATCATTCCCACGCTCAATGAAGCGGCTAATATTGATCTCCTCCTTACCCGTCTGTTTTCATTAGATTTAGCAGGAACAGATTTTGAAGTCATTGTTGTCGATGATGGTTCGACTGATCATACCCAGGAAAAAGTCGCTCAATGGGTAACCACGCATAACGTAAAACTAATCAAGCGGAATAGTTCTCCTGACCTGACCGCCTCTATTCTGGAAGGTGCACACGCTGCCAGTCATGAAGTTATTGCGGTTATGGATGCCGACTTGAGCCATCCTCCAGAGCGGTTGATCGATCTGGTACGACCAGTAATGAATGGCAGCCATGATATCGTGATTGGTAGCCGCTACGTAACTGGCGGCAGCACCGAAAACTGGCCTTTCTATCGCCGCTGGCTGTCACGTGCTGGTGGTTGGCTCGCACGGGTTATCTGCGACGTGAATGATGCTACTTCCGGGTTTTTCGCCTTCCGCAAAGAACTGGTACAAAACATACCGGAAAAAGCGCAAGGCTACAAAATTTTGCTGGAACTGCTGATGTCGGGCCAAGGGAAATTCCGCGTCAAGGAGATCCCTATCTGTTTTCGTGATCGTACACGTGGAAGCTCGAAATTATCTTTCGGACATAATCTGATCTACTTACAGCGTCTGATCACTCTGGCAGGTGGCACAGCTTCATTGCATACCGCCAGCCGTTTTGCCTTTGTCGGGTTTCTGGGTGTATTTGTTGATGTATTGATTTTTCAGATTTTGACTTCCCAAGGCATCGGACTGGCTTTGGCACACATGAGTAGTTTCGTTGCAGCCGCTACTTTTAATTACATACTAAATTCCAAGTGGTCTTTTCGCTTACATCATAGTGGTCAATTGCGCTGGAAAACATTTCTGCGATTCCTGACAATCGGTCTATTTGCTCTGCTACTTCGCGGTGGCGTGCTCGCCTGGCTAATTTATACCTGGGAAATACCCGGCGGGTGGGCTATATTTCCAGCGATTTTTGTTGCAGCACTGGTCAATTACCTAGGGTCAGCATTTTACGTCTTTCCACGTACAGACCCACCTGCACCACCCGATATACGCTGGCGAACAGCAGCTGTGGGAATTATCGGTTTTGTCATTCTGTTGCGATTTGTCTATCTAGGCGTCGCTCAGCTTATTCCTGATGAAGCCTACTATTGGCAATATGCGCAACACATGGATTTGAGTTTCTATGACCATCCTCCCATGGTGGCCTGGTTAATCTGGCTCGGGACAGCACTCTTTGGTCAGAATGAGTTTGGTGTGCGAATAGGCGCTTTTATCTGTGGACTGATAGCCATTGCTTATCTGTACGGATTTGCACGCAACCTCTATGACAAGCCCACTGCCATGAGCGCTACCATGCTGTTTGTGATTGTTCCTTTCGGATTTGCAAGTGGACTCGCCATGCTTCCGGATGCACCATTGATCGCCGCCTGGATAGCCACTCTCTACTATCTGGAACGTGCGCTGCTAGCCAATAAAAATCTGGCCTGGGTTGGTGCAGGCATCGCCTTTGGATTGGGGATACTATCGAAATACACACTTGGACTGTTGGGTTTTGCCGCACTGGCATTTATTTTGCTTGACCCCACCGCGCGCCGATGGCTGGGCAGACCCCACCCCTATATTGCTACAGCAATAGCGCTACTGATGTTCTCTCCAGTCATTATCTGGAATATGGAACATGAGTGGGTATCTTTTCTGTTCCAAACAGGCAGAATCGGCGGTGAGCAGGTTGATTTTGCCACACACAAGCTAATTGCCTATATTGCCATTGTATTGACACCAGTAGGGCTCTTAGCCGCCATGCTGGCACTCTATACAGTTTTATCAAAATCGGTGAAGCAAGTGGAACTCCCCCGGAAAAACCTGTTTATCGGTATTTTTACCGGTATCCCACTGCTGATTTTCCTGGTTTTGAGCACTTACGATACGCCACGCTTTCATTGGAACAGCCCGCTCTGGCTTGCGCTGCTACCAACTATGGCCTGGATGATGGGGCAGCGTGATGTTTTCCAGAAAACCTCCAACCGTCTGCGCGCCGCCTGGCAACCAACTATCGTTATCTCATTGATGGCCTACGCTTTTGTCTTGCACTATGCGACACTCGGCATACCAGGCATCCCTTATCAGTTTCTGACTGAGCATTATTTCTGGAAGGAAACCACCGCTGAAGTTGAAAAAATTGCCGAAGAAGTCAAGCAACAGATGGGGGAAGCACCCGTCATTATTGGATTAAGCAAATGGTCAATTGCAAGCGCACTGACCTTCTATAGTCATCACCCACTTGCGGATATTCGTTCGCGCAATGTATTCGGGGAACCTGCAGTTATGTACGATTACTGGCAAGCCTCAGGGGAGCCGATTCATCAACCGATTCTTCTGGTTGGCATGAGAAAACGGGCCTTTGATGCATTTTCCGAGCAAGACAACAACCCCGAAGCCAGCCTCGTAACACCCAGTGAAATTAACTCACGTATTGTCTATCGACATGATGGCGTCCCTTTGCGCAAGGTTTACTATCGTATAGCGCAAGGTTATCTTGGCCATTCCACCGCAAAATAA
- the mltG gene encoding endolytic transglycosylase MltG: MSNPGRLRQSLKLVTLAILTGSLLLSAWTYSLLITPTKDFPVPHEFSISPGSSLRQIASELSSADMLPNDWSFLLLAYLTKQHTAIKAGNFELTEALSPIELLNFLIQGKIKQHQITFIEGWTFTQWRQALNEHPAIQHDSLQLDEQEILRLIEAKTPGAEGLFFPDTYFFKKNDSDLAILKRAYHTMQIHLETAWQLRQPSLPLSSSYEGLILASIIEKETGVAHERNLIAGVFINRLRLGMRLQTDPTVIYGLGDKFDGNLRKIDLQTDHPYNTYTRTGLPPTPIAMPSLASIQAALNPADTQAIYFVARGDGTSYFSTTLAEHNRAVTQYQKTRSNRLSSQRPTIN, from the coding sequence ATGTCAAACCCTGGCCGCCTGAGGCAATCACTGAAACTTGTCACACTGGCGATTCTGACCGGAAGCTTGTTGTTGTCCGCCTGGACTTACTCTCTACTCATCACGCCCACAAAAGACTTTCCTGTTCCACATGAATTCTCTATTTCTCCCGGTAGCAGTTTACGCCAAATAGCCAGTGAATTATCCTCGGCCGACATGCTGCCGAATGACTGGTCATTTCTGTTACTGGCTTATCTCACTAAACAACATACTGCGATTAAGGCAGGTAATTTTGAGCTGACAGAAGCCCTTTCACCAATCGAACTCTTGAATTTTCTGATTCAGGGAAAAATCAAACAACATCAGATTACCTTCATTGAGGGCTGGACATTTACTCAATGGAGACAGGCCCTGAATGAACATCCTGCTATTCAGCATGATTCACTGCAACTTGATGAGCAAGAAATATTGCGTCTAATTGAGGCAAAAACTCCCGGAGCGGAAGGCTTATTTTTCCCAGATACCTATTTTTTTAAGAAAAATGATAGTGATCTAGCTATATTGAAGCGCGCTTATCACACTATGCAAATTCATCTTGAAACAGCATGGCAGTTACGGCAACCATCCCTGCCGTTATCCAGCTCTTATGAAGGGCTGATTCTGGCTTCCATTATCGAGAAAGAAACGGGCGTTGCGCATGAACGCAATCTGATCGCGGGTGTATTCATTAATCGTTTGCGGCTAGGCATGAGGCTACAGACTGACCCGACAGTCATCTATGGGCTCGGGGATAAATTTGATGGTAACTTGCGCAAAATTGACCTGCAAACCGATCACCCCTATAACACCTATACACGCACCGGTTTACCACCCACCCCAATCGCCATGCCTAGTTTGGCTTCTATTCAGGCAGCGCTCAACCCTGCAGATACCCAGGCAATCTATTTTGTCGCCAGAGGCGATGGCACTTCTTATTTCTCGACAACGCTGGCTGAACATAATCGTGCCGTTACCCAATACCAGAAAACGCGCAGTAATCGATTGAGCAGTCAACGCCCTACAATAAACTGA
- the fabF gene encoding beta-ketoacyl-ACP synthase II has product MSKRRVVITGLGIVSPVGNTVTEAWANIIAGKSGITPITRFDASNFASRIAGEVKEFDITHYLSAKDARRMDVFIHYGMAASVQAITDAGIENVAKLDAERIGVNIGSGIGGLPMIEHTDEAYHTGGPRKISPFFIPSTIINMVAGNLSIMYGYKGPNLAIVTACTTATHSIGCSARMIEYGDADIMVCGGAESCVTPLTVGGFASARALSTSNDDPATASRPWDIKRDGFVLGEGAGILVLEELEHARKRGAKIYAELAGFGMSADAHHMTAPCDDGEGAARCMRNALANAQIHLDEVDYINAHGTSTPLGDLAETIAVKQCFGDKAKKIAVSSTKSMTGHLLGAAGGVEAVFSALAIDQQIAPPTINIHDPDPACDLDYVPNHAREMKINIVLSNSFGFGGTNGTLVLRKI; this is encoded by the coding sequence TTGTCCAAACGTAGAGTAGTCATCACTGGACTGGGTATTGTTTCACCCGTTGGCAACACCGTTACAGAGGCTTGGGCAAATATTATTGCCGGAAAATCCGGCATCACCCCAATTACACGTTTTGATGCATCGAATTTTGCATCACGCATTGCCGGTGAGGTCAAGGAATTTGACATCACCCATTACCTTTCCGCCAAAGATGCCCGGCGTATGGATGTATTCATCCACTACGGCATGGCCGCTTCCGTTCAGGCCATAACCGATGCAGGCATTGAAAATGTAGCAAAACTTGATGCTGAACGTATCGGCGTGAATATAGGCTCCGGTATCGGTGGATTACCGATGATTGAGCATACCGATGAAGCTTATCATACTGGCGGACCACGCAAGATTTCTCCCTTTTTCATTCCGAGTACCATCATTAACATGGTTGCAGGTAATCTGTCTATCATGTACGGCTATAAAGGGCCAAATCTTGCGATCGTAACGGCCTGTACTACTGCAACACACAGTATTGGCTGCTCTGCCCGCATGATTGAATATGGTGATGCAGATATCATGGTCTGTGGTGGAGCTGAATCCTGTGTGACTCCTCTGACCGTTGGGGGATTTGCGTCAGCCCGCGCGCTTTCAACCAGTAATGACGATCCCGCTACCGCAAGTCGTCCCTGGGATATCAAGCGTGACGGGTTCGTACTTGGCGAAGGCGCCGGTATTCTGGTACTGGAAGAACTGGAACATGCCCGTAAACGTGGGGCAAAAATCTATGCAGAGCTGGCCGGGTTTGGCATGAGTGCGGACGCACACCACATGACAGCTCCCTGTGACGATGGAGAGGGTGCGGCGCGCTGCATGAGAAATGCGCTCGCCAACGCACAGATTCATCTTGATGAGGTGGATTACATCAATGCGCATGGCACATCGACTCCTTTGGGAGATCTGGCTGAAACTATTGCGGTCAAACAATGTTTTGGTGATAAGGCAAAAAAAATTGCAGTTAGCTCCACCAAGTCGATGACTGGTCACTTACTCGGCGCTGCCGGGGGAGTAGAAGCAGTTTTTTCGGCATTGGCGATCGATCAGCAAATCGCGCCACCTACCATTAACATCCATGACCCCGATCCCGCCTGTGACTTGGATTATGTTCCCAATCATGCCAGGGAGATGAAAATAAACATCGTTCTATCGAACTCGTTTGGTTTTGGCGGAACAAACGGAACACTGGTATTACGTAAAATTTGA
- the acpP gene encoding acyl carrier protein, protein MTEIEQRIKKIVAEQLGVKEEEIKNESSFVNDLGADSLDTVELVMALEEEFECEIPDEQAEKINTVQEAIDYVSTNAS, encoded by the coding sequence ATCACAGAGATAGAACAACGTATCAAAAAGATCGTAGCCGAGCAATTGGGAGTAAAGGAAGAGGAAATCAAGAATGAATCCTCCTTCGTTAATGACCTGGGTGCAGATTCGCTTGATACAGTTGAACTGGTTATGGCTCTGGAAGAAGAGTTTGAATGCGAAATTCCCGATGAGCAGGCCGAAAAAATCAATACGGTACAGGAAGCCATTGATTACGTCTCAACCAACGCATCGTAA
- the fabG gene encoding 3-oxoacyl-ACP reductase FabG translates to MPNNSKSPFTDKVALITGASRGIGKAIALELGAHGAMVVGTATTQTGAEQIGHYLSTAGIQGMGITMDVTDPTQIIKGIEAAQQSLGSIAILVNNAGITRDNLLVRMKEEEWDTIMHTNLKAIYLLSRAVLRDMMKSRNGRIINIASIVGVTGNAGQTNYSAAKAGMIGFSKSLAKEIGSRNITVNCIAPGFIDTDMTRALSTDQQQALTQQIPLGRLGTPQDIAAAVAFLASPAADYITGTTLHVNGGLYMG, encoded by the coding sequence ATGCCAAATAATTCTAAAAGCCCATTTACAGATAAGGTTGCACTAATAACAGGCGCCAGCCGGGGAATTGGTAAGGCGATCGCGCTTGAGCTTGGTGCGCACGGTGCTATGGTTGTCGGCACAGCAACTACACAAACCGGTGCCGAACAGATTGGACACTATTTGAGTACTGCCGGTATTCAGGGTATGGGAATCACCATGGATGTCACTGACCCCACACAAATCATCAAAGGAATTGAAGCAGCGCAACAATCTCTTGGTAGCATTGCTATACTCGTCAACAATGCTGGCATTACTCGCGACAATCTGCTGGTACGCATGAAAGAGGAAGAATGGGATACAATCATGCATACCAATTTGAAGGCGATTTATTTACTCAGTCGCGCGGTACTGCGCGACATGATGAAATCAAGAAATGGTCGTATCATCAATATCGCCTCAATTGTGGGTGTAACCGGCAATGCAGGACAGACAAATTACTCTGCTGCCAAAGCTGGTATGATTGGCTTCAGCAAATCATTGGCCAAGGAGATTGGTTCTCGGAATATCACGGTAAACTGTATTGCCCCTGGCTTTATTGATACCGATATGACTCGGGCGCTTTCAACCGACCAGCAACAGGCACTCACTCAGCAAATTCCGCTGGGAAGACTAGGCACGCCGCAAGATATTGCAGCAGCCGTGGCGTTTCTGGCATCACCGGCGGCAGATTATATTACCGGAACAACGTTGCACGTTAATGGCGGCCTCTATATGGGGTAA
- the fabD gene encoding ACP S-malonyltransferase has product MKTAFVFPGQGSQSIGMMQGYVGDTVVRATFEEASEILQQDIWTLVTDGPESTLNLTINTQPVMLVADIAIYRAWRKANGTSPAMLAGHSLGEFAALVAAETLDFADALQLVRYRAQVMQESVPDGIGGMAAIVGLDDDTVAALCQEVIHDLPELSLTPANFNAPGQVVIAGHKTAVLQGITLAKQNGAKLAVLLPVSIPSHCSLMREAADKFSVMLQKTAIKPALIPVLHNVDYALHTAIDDMRHVLEQQLYCPVRWTQTIQTMASHGITHIVECGPGKVLSGLVRRIDKNLTSITLSDIANLQQAITTTGPVQTKHSAG; this is encoded by the coding sequence ATGAAAACTGCTTTCGTTTTTCCAGGACAGGGTTCTCAATCGATCGGCATGATGCAGGGTTACGTCGGCGATACGGTCGTCCGGGCAACCTTTGAAGAAGCCAGCGAAATTCTGCAACAGGATATATGGACACTGGTTACTGATGGCCCGGAGTCTACACTCAATCTCACCATCAATACGCAACCTGTCATGCTGGTGGCAGATATTGCCATTTACCGCGCGTGGAGAAAAGCAAATGGAACCAGCCCCGCCATGCTGGCAGGACATAGTCTTGGCGAATTTGCTGCATTGGTGGCAGCGGAAACACTTGACTTTGCCGATGCGCTGCAATTAGTAAGATACCGCGCACAAGTCATGCAGGAGAGTGTTCCCGACGGTATCGGAGGAATGGCAGCGATAGTGGGGCTGGATGACGACACCGTCGCCGCACTCTGCCAGGAAGTAATCCATGATTTACCAGAGCTATCATTGACGCCCGCCAATTTTAATGCTCCTGGACAAGTCGTTATTGCCGGCCACAAAACAGCTGTTCTTCAGGGTATTACACTTGCCAAGCAGAATGGTGCGAAGCTCGCGGTTTTACTACCTGTCAGCATCCCTTCACACTGCTCGCTCATGCGTGAAGCTGCAGATAAATTTTCTGTGATGCTACAAAAGACAGCAATCAAACCAGCACTTATTCCGGTTTTACACAATGTTGACTATGCCCTGCACACCGCAATTGATGACATGCGACACGTACTGGAACAACAACTTTACTGTCCAGTACGCTGGACACAAACCATTCAAACTATGGCCTCACACGGCATTACTCATATCGTGGAATGTGGCCCCGGCAAGGTTTTATCCGGATTGGTGCGCCGTATTGATAAGAACCTGACTAGCATTACCCTGTCAGATATCGCCAACCTGCAGCAGGCCATCACCACCACGGGGCCAGTTCAAACAAAACATTCTGCCGGATAA